From one Lycorma delicatula isolate Av1 chromosome 2, ASM4794821v1, whole genome shotgun sequence genomic stretch:
- the LOC142320031 gene encoding protein GVQW3-like: MSRKTVFKWCARFLDGRESSEDPRPGASSTVRVEENVQKVAEILRNDRCASMKLIEEITGIPKTTVHRILTENLGKRRSVVFFVSHSLTDQQPDCRDMKRSAARKPSCLASKQVMKHGVFSILTVFVVSTRFQISRRLRSLKSR, from the coding sequence ATGAGTCGTAAAACCGTTTTTAAGTGGTGTGCAAGGTTTCTTGATGGTAGAGAGAGCAGTGAAGATCCACGTCCAGGAGCATCATCGACGGTTCGAgtagaagaaaatgttcaaaaagtggcGGAAATTCTTCGAAATGATCGTTGTGCATCTATGAAGTTAATCGAGGAGATCACTGGAATTCCTAAAACAACTGTGCATCGCATTCTAACTGAAAATTTGGGCAAAAGAAGATCTGTTGTCTTTTTTGTGTCCCACTCACTCACTGACCAACAACCAGATTGCAGAGACATGAAAAGATCGGCCGCTAGGAAGCCTTCATGTCTTGCATCgaaacaggtgatgaaacatggtgtTTTCAGTATTTTGACTGTTTTCGTAGTTTCGACACGATTTCAGATATCCAGAAGGCTACGATCATTGAAATCCAGGTAA